In a genomic window of Temperatibacter marinus:
- a CDS encoding MerR family transcriptional regulator, whose translation MYQISDLATAVGLSRTALLYYEKIGLLSSARLDNGYRVYGEKEVQRVRLLQQLQAGGLTLKECKLCLDAKIDKDLLEKRLKLLDEEIEHKQRSRSLLAALLGQGDLSAWHESLDQVAPDAHLDWLMKQGFSEKEALQLKWLSKDMNEHDAYMKDFMMVYGPLERWAPGSEADTSMALSKVRPAPKAILEIGCGKGLSTTVLAAESQAEITAVDNEQEALNALKARMEKFGYGHRLKTLCASMTELPVDQHAYDLIWSEGSAYIMGVEKALSVWKPFLKDQGYLMLSDLVWKTASPSEPTVEFWQKDYPDIQQIETRLHQIEKAGFHCIDHFPQSHDAWLNYYAPLQKRLTDLAPDMPNSVALKDIQLEVRLCMKYESEFGYHMFLLQKTA comes from the coding sequence ATGTATCAAATATCTGATTTAGCGACGGCAGTAGGATTGTCCCGAACGGCTTTACTTTATTATGAGAAGATCGGTCTTCTTTCCTCTGCGCGGCTTGATAATGGATATCGAGTTTACGGAGAGAAAGAAGTCCAGCGGGTTCGATTGCTACAGCAACTTCAGGCAGGTGGTCTGACATTAAAAGAGTGCAAACTTTGTTTGGATGCTAAAATTGATAAAGATCTTTTGGAAAAACGTCTCAAGCTGTTGGACGAGGAAATTGAGCATAAACAACGCTCGCGCAGTTTACTGGCAGCCCTGTTAGGGCAGGGTGATTTGAGTGCTTGGCATGAAAGCTTAGATCAAGTGGCTCCAGACGCTCATTTAGATTGGTTAATGAAGCAAGGTTTTAGTGAAAAAGAAGCCTTGCAATTGAAATGGTTGTCAAAAGATATGAATGAACATGATGCTTATATGAAAGATTTTATGATGGTTTATGGACCGCTGGAGAGGTGGGCCCCAGGCAGCGAGGCAGATACCAGTATGGCGCTTTCCAAGGTGAGGCCAGCACCGAAAGCCATCTTGGAAATTGGCTGCGGAAAGGGACTGTCGACCACAGTTCTAGCCGCAGAAAGTCAAGCAGAAATTACGGCTGTAGATAATGAGCAAGAGGCGCTGAATGCGTTGAAAGCGCGTATGGAAAAGTTTGGATATGGTCACCGTTTAAAGACTCTCTGTGCCAGTATGACAGAGTTGCCTGTAGATCAGCACGCTTATGATCTTATTTGGTCAGAGGGAAGTGCCTATATTATGGGGGTGGAAAAGGCTTTATCTGTTTGGAAGCCTTTCCTGAAGGATCAAGGATATCTTATGCTTAGTGATCTGGTGTGGAAAACTGCATCCCCCAGCGAACCGACAGTTGAATTTTGGCAAAAAGACTACCCTGATATCCAGCAAATTGAAACCCGCCTTCATCAGATTGAAAAAGCAGGGTTTCACTGTATAGATCATTTTCCGCAGAGCCATGATGCTTGGCTCAATTATTATGCACCTCTGCAAAAACGGTTGACCGACCTTGCGCCAGACATGCCGAATTCTGTGGCTTTAAAAGACATACAACTCGAAGTCCGTCTGTGTATGAAATATGAGTCAGAATTTGGCTATCACATGTTTCTTCTGCAGAAAACCGCCTAG
- a CDS encoding RidA family protein, with product MKFVIVIIFLTISSVTAQSAESKKIESLSPEERIEQAGFILPKASTPVANYVTWRRSGSTLYLSGHVDCYKEKRLYGKVGADLTVEQGYDSAQRIGLCMLATIKTAVGELSQVNQVLKITGMVNSAPDFGGQPQVINGFSDLFVTAFGAAGKGARAAVGMGSLPAKLAVEISAIVELKE from the coding sequence ATGAAATTTGTCATAGTCATTATATTCCTGACGATCAGTTCAGTCACGGCCCAGTCTGCAGAGAGCAAGAAGATTGAGAGTCTCTCGCCAGAAGAACGGATAGAACAAGCAGGCTTTATACTGCCAAAAGCTTCAACGCCTGTGGCTAATTATGTCACGTGGCGACGGTCAGGCTCCACCCTTTATCTTTCAGGCCATGTGGACTGTTACAAAGAGAAGCGTTTATACGGTAAAGTTGGCGCGGATCTCACTGTTGAGCAGGGTTATGACAGTGCACAGCGTATTGGTTTATGTATGCTGGCTACCATCAAGACAGCCGTGGGCGAGCTCTCACAAGTGAACCAGGTTTTAAAGATTACCGGCATGGTGAATTCAGCACCTGATTTTGGCGGGCAACCGCAAGTGATTAATGGATTTTCTGATTTGTTCGTTACTGCTTTTGGTGCAGCAGGAAAAGGCGCTCGTGCCGCCGTTGGAATGGGTAGTCTGCCTGCCAAACTTGCCGTTGAAATTAGCGCAATTGTTGAATTAAAAGAGTAA
- a CDS encoding GNAT family N-acetyltransferase, which produces MTIEIRILDYKNSDETQHLIDLLDHYARDEMGGGVPLSEKVRKNLASELSALPHAFSIIAYVDDKPAGLANCFEVFSTFQCKPIINIHDVIVKADFRGLKLSTKILEKVQSIAVKRGCCKITLEVLEGNYIAQNAYKKFGFSGYELDPKVGRALFWEKALP; this is translated from the coding sequence ATGACCATTGAAATACGCATTCTAGACTATAAAAATAGCGATGAGACACAGCATTTGATTGATCTGCTGGATCATTATGCCAGAGATGAGATGGGAGGCGGTGTCCCTCTTTCTGAAAAAGTTAGAAAGAATTTAGCAAGTGAGCTTTCTGCATTACCCCATGCTTTTAGTATCATCGCTTATGTGGATGATAAACCAGCAGGCCTTGCCAACTGCTTTGAGGTCTTTTCCACCTTTCAATGTAAGCCAATCATCAATATCCATGATGTCATTGTGAAAGCCGACTTTAGGGGCTTAAAACTTAGTACAAAAATACTTGAAAAAGTTCAGTCTATCGCTGTTAAGCGAGGGTGCTGTAAAATCACCCTTGAAGTCCTTGAAGGCAATTATATTGCTCAGAATGCTTACAAGAAATTTGGGTTTAGTGGATATGAACTCGATCCCAAAGTTGGTCGGGCTCTTTTTTGGGAAAAAGCCCTCCCTTAA
- a CDS encoding M24 family metallopeptidase: MHKSLILFLILLINPLISVLAQDPSPWPAIRIERIKTLLPAALKTTGVDAWLVICRENNNDPLADHVGCENAGGTASFLFYHDKTGFHSLAFSPSSESTALDELDIHDTVISVDRSKSTMAEAATFIKEKGFKTLAINSSDTNAQADGLSYTQRKTLEGYLGTDFKGRLVSSEQVVYEWLSIKLPAEVEIMRKAAVLTAALQIEAYKHVIPGKTTDADVAAFLKKRMRELGVTDAWAPDQNPNVNSGPDRGHSHSTNKVIMPGDVIQTDFGIRVHDRWVTDIQRFAYVLQPGETKAPNHIQYAWESGRNGGFAAFKAMKPGVKGIEVDAAQSVMMKKAGSGYVPWSTGHPVGYVAHDTGPNLGGSRTKSVRPAAHKKLKVGMVFAFDGFHSWKRKDGTYKTISVEEMVVIKEKGAEYLIPPQQDIILIPSD; the protein is encoded by the coding sequence ATGCATAAATCACTTATTCTGTTCCTTATTTTACTCATAAACCCCCTGATAAGTGTCCTTGCACAAGACCCCTCACCGTGGCCTGCCATCAGAATTGAGCGCATTAAAACACTCTTGCCTGCTGCTTTAAAAACTACCGGTGTCGATGCGTGGCTTGTCATTTGTCGTGAAAATAATAATGACCCTCTAGCGGACCATGTGGGCTGCGAAAATGCTGGTGGAACAGCATCCTTCCTTTTTTATCATGACAAAACTGGTTTTCACTCTTTAGCTTTTTCGCCTTCAAGTGAATCCACAGCCCTAGATGAATTGGATATCCACGATACTGTTATTTCTGTTGATAGATCGAAATCAACAATGGCTGAAGCTGCTACCTTTATTAAGGAAAAAGGTTTTAAAACTCTTGCAATTAATTCCTCTGATACAAACGCCCAGGCAGATGGACTGAGTTATACACAACGCAAAACGTTAGAAGGCTATCTTGGGACTGACTTTAAAGGCCGTCTGGTTTCTTCTGAACAGGTTGTCTATGAATGGCTTTCTATAAAATTACCTGCAGAAGTCGAAATTATGCGAAAAGCAGCCGTTCTGACAGCAGCTCTGCAAATTGAAGCCTACAAGCATGTCATCCCTGGCAAGACGACCGATGCTGATGTGGCTGCCTTTTTAAAGAAGCGCATGCGAGAATTGGGCGTAACTGACGCATGGGCCCCGGATCAAAATCCTAATGTAAACTCTGGTCCAGACCGGGGGCATTCGCACTCAACAAATAAAGTCATCATGCCAGGCGATGTAATCCAAACAGATTTTGGCATTCGGGTGCATGATCGTTGGGTCACTGACATCCAAAGGTTTGCCTATGTCCTTCAACCGGGAGAAACGAAAGCACCAAATCATATCCAATATGCATGGGAAAGCGGCAGGAATGGAGGGTTTGCTGCCTTCAAAGCGATGAAACCAGGCGTGAAGGGTATTGAAGTCGATGCAGCTCAATCTGTCATGATGAAAAAAGCTGGCTCTGGCTATGTCCCCTGGTCTACCGGTCATCCCGTGGGTTATGTCGCGCACGATACAGGACCTAATCTAGGCGGGTCCCGCACGAAAAGTGTCCGCCCTGCCGCACATAAAAAATTAAAAGTTGGGATGGTCTTCGCCTTTGATGGTTTTCATAGCTGGAAACGCAAAGATGGGACATATAAAACAATTTCTGTGGAGGAAATGGTCGTCATCAAAGAGAAGGGCGCAGAATATCTTATTCCGCCTCAACAAGACATAATTTTAATCCCATCTGACTAG
- a CDS encoding phosphoglycerate kinase translates to MSFKTIEDFGSLAGKTAVIRVDINVPMQNGQVSDKTRLFAVKPTVDAVKASGGRCVLLAHFGRPKGQVIEDMSLKQVIPALSEVLETPVGFATLSDALPDTDVILIENTRFHPGEEKNDPGLAAQFAALGDVYINDAFSCSHRAHASTEAIAQLLPSAAGKTMERELTALVNALGAPKKPVCAVVGGAKVSSKLAVLENLVEKVDHLIIGGGMANTFLFAQGIEVGASLCENDLAETAQLILSKARDKGCKIHLPNDVVVAHEFKAHADNRTIPNTDVDDGEMILDAGIETVEVLTKVIAESNTLLWNGPMGAFEMEPFDRATVALAKAAGAATEAGDLLSVAGGGDTVAAMAHAGVKDQMTHISTAGGAFLEWMEGKDLPGVKALG, encoded by the coding sequence ATGAGTTTTAAAACGATTGAAGATTTCGGCTCCCTAGCCGGTAAGACAGCTGTTATCCGTGTTGATATTAACGTCCCTATGCAAAACGGCCAAGTCTCGGACAAAACCCGTCTTTTCGCGGTAAAGCCAACAGTTGATGCTGTGAAGGCTTCTGGCGGGCGCTGCGTCCTGCTCGCCCACTTCGGTCGCCCAAAAGGCCAAGTGATTGAAGATATGAGCCTTAAGCAGGTCATACCTGCGCTCTCAGAAGTTCTTGAAACCCCTGTCGGCTTTGCAACCCTATCTGATGCCCTGCCAGATACGGATGTTATTCTCATAGAGAATACGCGCTTCCATCCGGGTGAAGAAAAGAATGATCCCGGCCTTGCTGCTCAATTTGCGGCTCTGGGCGATGTTTACATTAACGATGCCTTCTCCTGCTCACACCGCGCTCATGCCTCTACCGAGGCAATTGCTCAGCTGTTACCTTCTGCTGCGGGAAAAACCATGGAACGAGAACTGACCGCTCTCGTAAACGCACTTGGCGCACCGAAAAAACCAGTCTGTGCTGTTGTCGGCGGCGCGAAAGTATCCAGCAAACTAGCCGTCCTTGAAAATCTCGTTGAAAAAGTGGATCACTTGATCATCGGTGGCGGCATGGCCAATACATTCCTCTTTGCCCAAGGAATAGAAGTGGGTGCAAGCCTGTGCGAAAATGATTTGGCTGAAACAGCACAACTCATTCTTTCAAAGGCCAGAGACAAAGGCTGTAAAATTCATTTACCCAATGATGTTGTCGTCGCGCATGAATTCAAAGCTCATGCCGACAATCGCACCATCCCTAATACAGATGTCGATGACGGGGAAATGATTCTAGATGCTGGCATTGAAACCGTAGAGGTCCTGACAAAGGTTATAGCTGAGAGCAACACTCTGCTCTGGAATGGTCCCATGGGCGCTTTCGAGATGGAACCCTTTGACAGGGCGACAGTGGCGTTAGCAAAAGCCGCAGGCGCCGCCACTGAAGCAGGTGACCTTCTGTCTGTTGCGGGAGGCGGTGACACCGTCGCGGCTATGGCCCATGCTGGCGTGAAAGATCAAATGACCCATATTTCTACTGCAGGAGGAGCTTTCCTTGAATGGATGGAAGGCAAAGACCTGCCAGGTGTAAAAGCTTTAGGATAG
- a CDS encoding methyl-accepting chemotaxis protein: MTEDLAKVEAALDNLINGNFTASEGDCSGDSPLLAKVNILADKSVSRSEENLKRTVDYSIIANKGMASIARMSRYITDVNGQSQSIASAIEELSSSVKSISSSAEQASMEVDQVATSAATGIIAADNAQKSMEEIAGAVHTAGERVTELSKTSEEIGKIVKDIEDIAKQTNLLALNATIEAARAGDAGKGFAVVASEVKNLANQTASATDTIRSRIEALRTEMSAIVGTMEDGETKVSEGRTVIEQSTAEMHGISRQVDSVNAHMSEINTILEQQVSATSEVSNGAAIIVERSQQNSDSIKQVIDQLNETETPIAESINYFVEKSGLSATLYAAKSDHMIWMRKLSQMLAGSIVLKANELSDHHQCRLGKWYDTQTNPALTSLPEWRQLEAPHKQVHQAGIEASKAYASGDISAAIAAIQKADDASKQVMILLDQIISKF, encoded by the coding sequence ATGACCGAAGACCTCGCGAAAGTTGAAGCGGCCCTAGACAACCTCATCAATGGAAACTTCACGGCTTCTGAAGGGGACTGTAGTGGGGACTCGCCCCTTCTTGCTAAAGTAAATATTCTTGCCGATAAAAGTGTCAGTCGATCTGAAGAAAATTTAAAGCGCACTGTAGACTATTCAATAATCGCCAATAAGGGGATGGCATCCATTGCTCGGATGAGCCGGTATATTACAGATGTGAATGGTCAGTCTCAGTCGATTGCCTCTGCAATTGAAGAATTGTCTTCCTCTGTCAAGTCAATCTCAAGCAGCGCAGAGCAAGCCTCGATGGAGGTAGATCAAGTTGCTACAAGCGCAGCTACAGGTATCATTGCTGCTGATAATGCTCAGAAAAGTATGGAAGAGATTGCTGGTGCTGTGCACACAGCGGGTGAGCGTGTGACAGAACTGTCGAAAACTTCTGAAGAAATCGGTAAAATCGTCAAAGACATCGAAGATATTGCCAAGCAAACAAATCTTCTTGCCTTGAATGCCACCATAGAAGCAGCACGAGCAGGGGATGCAGGAAAGGGATTTGCTGTCGTTGCCAGTGAAGTAAAAAACTTGGCTAATCAAACAGCATCAGCCACCGATACAATTCGCAGCCGAATTGAAGCCCTCCGTACAGAGATGTCAGCCATTGTAGGCACCATGGAAGACGGTGAAACAAAAGTGTCAGAAGGTCGGACTGTTATCGAACAATCTACTGCAGAAATGCATGGCATTTCGAGGCAAGTTGATAGTGTGAATGCTCATATGTCTGAGATCAATACCATTCTTGAACAACAAGTCTCTGCTACGTCAGAAGTTTCGAATGGTGCTGCCATTATTGTAGAACGCAGTCAGCAAAATAGTGACAGCATAAAACAAGTGATCGATCAGCTGAATGAAACAGAAACACCCATTGCCGAGAGTATTAATTATTTCGTTGAAAAAAGTGGCCTCTCAGCCACACTCTATGCTGCAAAATCTGACCATATGATCTGGATGCGCAAGCTTTCTCAAATGCTTGCTGGCTCAATCGTATTGAAGGCCAATGAACTTTCTGATCATCATCAGTGTCGCCTCGGAAAATGGTATGACACCCAGACAAATCCAGCTCTCACAAGCTTGCCGGAATGGCGTCAGCTCGAAGCCCCACACAAGCAAGTGCACCAAGCCGGTATTGAGGCGTCAAAAGCCTATGCCAGCGGTGATATAAGTGCCGCTATAGCTGCTATTCAAAAAGCCGACGATGCATCCAAGCAAGTCATGATCCTTCTCGACCAAATTATCAGTAAATTCTAA
- the gap gene encoding type I glyceraldehyde-3-phosphate dehydrogenase: protein MTVRVSINGFGRIGRNVLRAIYESGRTDIKVVAINDLGDVDMNAYLLSRDSVHGRFPGTVTVDGDAIVVNGDRIRVTAIRNPEELPWGVENVDVAMECTGIFTKREAAEKHITAGAKKVLISAPGTNADATIVYGVNHDTLKASDTIVSNASCTTNCLSPVAKVLNDLCGIEHGYMTTVHAYTGDQPVLDTLHSDPRRARAAALSMIPTSTGAAKAVGLVLPELAGKLDGSAIRVPTPNVSMIDLKFVAKRDVTAEEINSAIKEAAEGNLKGVLGYEEMPCVSIDFNHDPHSSSFDASQTKVMEGNFVRVLSWYDNEWGFSNRMSDTAVLMAKLG, encoded by the coding sequence ATGACTGTTCGTGTATCCATTAATGGTTTTGGCCGAATTGGCCGTAATGTTCTTCGTGCAATCTACGAAAGTGGTCGCACAGATATCAAAGTAGTCGCAATTAACGACTTGGGCGATGTAGATATGAATGCATATCTTTTAAGCCGTGACAGTGTTCATGGTCGTTTCCCTGGCACAGTGACAGTAGACGGCGATGCCATTGTCGTGAACGGCGACCGCATTCGCGTGACAGCCATTCGCAACCCAGAAGAGCTACCTTGGGGTGTTGAGAATGTTGATGTCGCTATGGAATGTACGGGTATTTTTACTAAACGTGAAGCGGCTGAAAAGCACATTACTGCAGGTGCAAAAAAAGTTCTTATTTCTGCCCCAGGCACCAATGCTGACGCGACAATCGTTTACGGGGTGAACCATGATACGTTAAAAGCCTCTGACACAATTGTCTCCAATGCTTCTTGTACGACAAACTGCCTATCCCCTGTTGCAAAAGTTCTGAACGATCTGTGCGGCATCGAACATGGGTATATGACAACTGTGCATGCTTATACAGGGGATCAACCTGTGTTAGATACCCTACATTCAGATCCGCGCCGTGCTCGCGCAGCAGCACTGAGCATGATTCCTACGTCTACTGGGGCTGCGAAAGCTGTTGGCCTTGTTCTTCCAGAACTTGCAGGAAAATTGGACGGATCAGCGATCCGCGTTCCAACACCAAATGTTTCTATGATTGATCTGAAGTTTGTAGCAAAGCGTGATGTGACAGCGGAAGAAATCAACAGTGCGATTAAAGAAGCGGCTGAAGGTAATCTTAAGGGCGTTCTCGGGTATGAAGAGATGCCATGTGTATCAATTGACTTCAACCATGATCCTCACAGCTCAAGCTTCGATGCAAGCCAAACCAAAGTCATGGAAGGCAACTTTGTTCGCGTACTATCATGGTATGATAACGAGTGGGGCTTCTCAAACCGTATGTCAGATACAGCGGTCTTGATGGCAAAACTTGGCTAA
- the tkt gene encoding transketolase produces MSDTELLENEMHNKMANAIRALSMDAIQKSNSGHPGMPMGMADVATVLFSKFMRFDPQWPEWPNRDRFVLSAGHGSMLIYSLLHLTGYDGMTMEDIKNFRQLHSPTAGHPEFGEAPGIEMTTGPLGQGLATSVGMALGERLEAARTGSDISDHHTYIIAGDGCLMEGVSQEAISMAGHLKLSKMVLLWDDNSICIDGDTGMTTSEDMRGRFEAAGWHVQAIDGHDPEAIEVAIKLAKEADQPSLIACKTTIGYGAPNKQGTSSTHGAPLGEEEIALTREALGWEAEPFVIPDDVQEAWREAGQNGATLSAAWKEKYNALSSDVKADYDRRLSGDLTATFDDAMGAYKAKIAAEPVKVATRKASQMALEVVNAELTETVGGSADLTGSNLTLTSGMKAVTADDFSGSYMYYGIREFGMCAAMNGLALHGGFKPYGGTFMVFTDYARPAIRLAALMKQQAIYVMTHDSIGLGEDGPTHQPVEHLASLRAMPNVNVFRPCDAIETAECWQLALHATETPSILSLSRQGVIQQRTTHNTENLCGKGGYILHEASSGNPKVVIMASGTEVEIAAAAQQALEAEGTPTRVVSMPSTDLFDRQSAEYRASVLPEGTVKASIEAASTYGWCKYTGLDGINIGLDSFGASAPASDLYKYFGITSDALVAAVKEKL; encoded by the coding sequence ATGTCTGATACAGAACTTCTTGAAAATGAAATGCACAATAAAATGGCCAACGCAATCCGAGCTTTAAGCATGGATGCCATCCAAAAATCCAACTCTGGTCACCCTGGTATGCCCATGGGCATGGCTGATGTTGCTACAGTTCTTTTTTCTAAATTCATGCGTTTTGATCCACAATGGCCTGAATGGCCAAACCGCGATAGATTCGTGCTAAGCGCAGGGCACGGTTCTATGTTGATTTATAGCTTACTCCATTTAACGGGTTATGATGGCATGACAATGGAAGACATTAAAAACTTTCGTCAATTGCATAGCCCAACAGCTGGCCACCCAGAATTCGGCGAAGCGCCAGGCATAGAAATGACAACAGGCCCCCTAGGCCAAGGACTGGCAACATCAGTAGGAATGGCGCTCGGTGAACGTCTAGAAGCTGCACGAACTGGTTCTGATATCTCAGATCACCATACCTATATTATTGCGGGCGATGGTTGTTTAATGGAAGGTGTATCACAAGAAGCCATCTCTATGGCCGGTCACCTTAAATTGTCAAAAATGGTTCTTCTTTGGGATGACAACAGTATCTGTATTGACGGTGATACAGGCATGACAACATCAGAAGACATGCGCGGTCGATTTGAGGCTGCTGGGTGGCATGTTCAAGCCATTGATGGTCATGACCCTGAAGCCATCGAAGTTGCCATAAAATTGGCAAAGGAAGCAGACCAACCAAGCCTAATCGCCTGTAAAACAACCATTGGATACGGCGCACCAAATAAACAAGGGACATCCTCAACACACGGAGCACCTTTAGGAGAGGAAGAGATTGCCCTCACCAGAGAAGCCTTAGGTTGGGAAGCTGAGCCTTTTGTAATTCCAGACGATGTTCAAGAGGCATGGAGAGAAGCTGGCCAAAATGGCGCGACACTTTCTGCGGCTTGGAAAGAAAAATATAATGCGCTCTCAAGCGATGTTAAAGCTGACTACGACCGCAGACTCTCTGGAGATCTTACAGCGACATTCGATGACGCAATGGGCGCTTATAAAGCGAAAATTGCAGCTGAACCTGTGAAAGTAGCAACTAGGAAAGCGTCTCAGATGGCCCTTGAGGTTGTAAATGCAGAACTCACAGAAACCGTTGGTGGGTCTGCCGATCTTACAGGATCAAACTTGACCCTCACTAGTGGTATGAAAGCTGTAACAGCTGATGATTTCTCAGGGTCATATATGTATTATGGAATTCGAGAATTTGGCATGTGCGCCGCAATGAATGGTCTAGCACTTCACGGGGGGTTCAAGCCATATGGTGGAACTTTCATGGTTTTCACAGACTATGCGCGTCCTGCTATCCGTCTTGCAGCCTTAATGAAACAACAAGCTATTTACGTGATGACTCACGATAGCATTGGTCTCGGGGAAGATGGTCCAACTCACCAACCGGTTGAACATTTAGCCAGCCTTCGTGCAATGCCAAATGTGAATGTTTTCAGACCCTGTGATGCCATAGAAACAGCTGAATGTTGGCAGCTTGCGCTTCATGCAACTGAAACACCGTCAATTCTCTCACTATCGCGGCAAGGCGTAATTCAGCAAAGAACGACGCACAACACTGAAAACCTCTGCGGAAAAGGTGGCTATATCTTACACGAAGCTTCAAGCGGCAACCCAAAAGTTGTCATTATGGCCTCTGGCACAGAGGTTGAAATTGCAGCGGCTGCCCAACAAGCTCTAGAAGCTGAAGGCACACCAACACGCGTTGTTTCAATGCCCAGCACTGATCTCTTTGATCGTCAGTCCGCTGAATATAGAGCCTCTGTTCTTCCTGAAGGTACTGTGAAAGCGTCTATTGAAGCCGCCAGCACTTATGGATGGTGTAAATATACAGGCCTTGACGGTATAAACATAGGCTTAGACAGCTTTGGCGCTTCTGCCCCTGCGAGTGATTTGTATAAATATTTTGGCATAACGAGCGATGCATTAGTTGCAGCCGTGAAAGAAAAGCTTTAA
- a CDS encoding cell division protein ZapA → MAQVTVSVSDRSYTLACASGEEARLKELADYVDSKVAYLKEKLGHLSEGRALLMAAIMITDELQDVKAGHGDTMPLSTGLSEETVAGLMNDVAAELETIAAE, encoded by the coding sequence ATGGCTCAAGTAACTGTATCCGTCAGTGATAGAAGCTACACACTTGCCTGTGCAAGTGGTGAGGAAGCTCGACTAAAAGAATTAGCAGATTATGTCGATAGTAAAGTAGCCTATCTGAAAGAAAAATTAGGTCATTTGAGCGAAGGCCGCGCGCTTTTGATGGCAGCTATAATGATTACAGATGAGCTGCAAGACGTGAAAGCAGGGCATGGCGATACTATGCCGCTTTCTACCGGCTTATCTGAAGAAACAGTAGCCGGCTTGATGAATGATGTTGCTGCAGAGTTAGAGACAATAGCAGCCGAATAA
- a CDS encoding 5-formyltetrahydrofolate cyclo-ligase codes for MTSKKSQLRAHAKHIRSGLKEMGGLDAIEQATFHAKQLLKGIDSAVTVGLYHPIGDEMETRYLAQSLQTMGRQTALPCVKDKHAALIFRLWESGDPLVKGAYGTREPEPEAPEIVPGVVLCPLLAYDKNCYRLGYGGGFYDRTLMKYPVMKAFGLAYGGQIVDNLIVEDHDVPMHGIITESGLILPQK; via the coding sequence GTGACCTCAAAAAAATCTCAATTACGCGCCCACGCAAAGCATATTCGCTCTGGCCTCAAAGAAATGGGGGGACTTGATGCGATTGAACAGGCAACCTTTCATGCAAAGCAACTTTTGAAGGGCATTGATTCCGCTGTTACTGTCGGCCTTTATCATCCAATAGGCGATGAGATGGAAACGCGTTACCTTGCACAGAGTTTACAGACCATGGGCCGTCAAACTGCATTGCCCTGTGTTAAAGATAAGCATGCAGCGCTGATATTTCGCCTTTGGGAAAGCGGGGATCCTCTTGTTAAGGGGGCCTATGGCACCCGGGAACCAGAACCTGAAGCGCCGGAGATTGTGCCAGGTGTAGTGTTATGTCCCCTTCTTGCCTATGATAAGAATTGTTACCGCCTTGGCTACGGCGGCGGATTTTATGATAGAACGCTGATGAAATATCCCGTGATGAAAGCTTTTGGCCTTGCCTACGGTGGACAAATCGTCGACAATCTAATAGTAGAAGATCATGATGTACCTATGCACGGGATCATTACAGAGAGCGGGTTGATTTTACCGCAAAAATAA
- a CDS encoding TIGR00282 family metallophosphoesterase, translated as MRILFLGDLMGRSGRDAAIAKLPDLKRQLKLDFIIVNAENAASGFGMTSKICNQVFDTGAHVITGGNHSFDQKEVLSILDSDKRILRPANYPQQTPGRGYHVYEVAMRKILVINLMGRVFMHPVLDCPFETVDTILSKYRLGKTVDAIVVDFHGEATSEKMAMGHYLDGRVSMVVGTHSHVPTADTMILNKGTAYQTDAGMCGDYDSVIGMTKEEPVSRFVTKMNRERFSPAQGEATLCGTYVELDRKGIAHRIEPVRIGPRLLPHIPKV; from the coding sequence ATGCGAATTTTATTTCTTGGTGATCTCATGGGGCGCAGTGGTCGTGATGCAGCGATAGCAAAATTACCAGATCTGAAACGCCAACTGAAACTTGATTTTATTATTGTGAATGCAGAAAATGCGGCTTCTGGATTTGGAATGACCAGCAAGATATGCAATCAGGTCTTTGACACGGGCGCTCATGTGATTACCGGTGGAAATCATAGTTTTGACCAAAAAGAAGTCTTGAGTATTCTTGATAGCGATAAACGCATCCTAAGGCCTGCAAATTATCCTCAACAAACACCGGGGCGTGGGTATCATGTTTACGAAGTCGCCATGCGTAAAATCTTAGTTATTAATTTGATGGGACGTGTTTTTATGCATCCAGTTCTTGATTGTCCTTTCGAGACCGTGGATACCATTCTTTCTAAATATCGTCTGGGAAAAACTGTGGACGCGATTGTTGTCGATTTCCATGGTGAAGCGACCTCTGAAAAAATGGCGATGGGTCACTATCTTGATGGCCGCGTTTCCATGGTGGTGGGAACACATAGTCATGTGCCCACAGCCGATACGATGATTTTAAACAAAGGGACCGCTTATCAAACGGATGCAGGCATGTGCGGGGATTATGATAGTGTTATTGGCATGACGAAAGAAGAGCCAGTTAGCCGGTTCGTGACCAAAATGAATAGGGAGCGCTTTAGCCCTGCTCAAGGTGAAGCAACCCTATGCGGCACCTATGTGGAGCTTGATCGCAAAGGAATTGCTCACCGCATTGAACCGGTTCGCATTGGCCCGCGATTATTACCCCATATCCCAAAAGTCTAA